From a single Micromonospora carbonacea genomic region:
- a CDS encoding acetamidase/formamidase family protein: MLQPHEGPIAGTHYLPSTPETCLWGRLPTRRHEPVLRIRSGETVTIDTLSHEGILEDQGRDPVAYLKQFDVPADGVLADARDLAASDVAHDYDADGPHVVTGPIAVDGAEPGDVLRVEVLDLLVRAPYGFVSSRHGYGALPGEFPLTPADTGAGGDVPRAYGSVCHFTAVVSSGGRLYGTLPYGDGRAARFPLAPFLGLMGVAVDTDDPVHSVPPGAFGGNLDINELQIGSALYLPVQLPGAGFYAGDPHYAQGDGEVALTALEAPLRATLRLSVVPQAQAGALGVADGPFAETATHWLPVGLHSDLDEAMRRAVRAAVAFLARTQGMPPQTALAYLSAAADFEVSQVVDGVKGIHCLIRKADFPVHV; encoded by the coding sequence ATGCTCCAGCCGCACGAAGGCCCGATCGCTGGAACCCACTACCTGCCGAGCACGCCCGAGACCTGCCTGTGGGGCCGGCTGCCCACCCGGCGGCACGAACCCGTGCTGCGGATCCGCTCGGGCGAGACGGTGACGATCGACACGCTCAGCCACGAGGGCATCCTGGAGGACCAGGGCCGCGACCCGGTCGCGTACCTCAAGCAGTTCGACGTGCCCGCCGACGGGGTCCTCGCCGACGCCCGCGACCTGGCCGCCTCGGACGTCGCCCACGACTACGACGCCGACGGGCCGCACGTGGTCACCGGGCCCATCGCGGTCGACGGGGCCGAGCCGGGCGACGTGCTCCGCGTCGAGGTCCTCGACCTGCTCGTCCGGGCCCCGTACGGCTTCGTCAGCAGCCGGCACGGCTACGGCGCGCTGCCCGGCGAGTTCCCGCTCACCCCGGCCGACACCGGCGCGGGCGGCGACGTGCCCCGCGCGTACGGCAGCGTCTGCCACTTCACCGCAGTGGTCAGCAGCGGCGGCCGGCTGTACGGCACGCTGCCGTACGGCGACGGGCGGGCCGCCCGCTTCCCCCTCGCCCCGTTCCTCGGCCTGATGGGCGTGGCGGTGGACACCGACGACCCGGTGCACTCCGTGCCGCCCGGCGCGTTCGGCGGCAACCTCGACATCAACGAGCTCCAGATCGGCTCCGCCCTCTACCTTCCGGTGCAGCTCCCCGGGGCCGGCTTCTACGCCGGCGACCCGCACTACGCCCAGGGCGACGGCGAGGTGGCGCTGACCGCCCTGGAGGCGCCGCTGCGGGCCACCCTGCGGCTGTCGGTCGTCCCGCAGGCGCAGGCGGGGGCCCTGGGCGTCGCCGACGGCCCCTTCGCCGAGACCGCGACCCACTGGCTGCCCGTCGGCCTGCACAGCGACCTCGACGAGGCGATGCGCCGGGCCGTGCGCGCCGCCGTCGCCTTCCTCGCCCGCACCCAGGGCATGCCGCCGCAGACCGCCCTGGCCTACCTGAGCGCCGCCGCCGACTTCGAGGTCAGCCAGGTCGTCGACGGGGTGAAGGGCATCCACTGCCTGATCCGCAAGGCGGACTTCCCGGTCCACGTCTGA
- a CDS encoding ribokinase — MTDIVVVGSLNVDVVVPLAELPAPGQTVLGVADHRRAGGGKGANQAVAAARLGRRVAMVGAVGDDPEGEWLTGLLAAEGVDTAGVLRAPRPTGQAIVLVTADGDSTIAVSSGANMWLAPEHLAPSYDLIASARAVLLQQEVAAEVVAAAVAAAGGLVVLNPAPARPVDAATLARVDVLVPNRGELAALAGVPATAAPPGPAELPALARSLGTRGPVVVTLGADGALVVGADREWLVPAERVDAVDATGAGDSFCAALADALLDGAAIDEAARWASRVAAVTVTRPGAMAAAPRRAEVIVAG, encoded by the coding sequence GTGACCGACATCGTGGTGGTGGGCAGCCTCAACGTCGACGTGGTGGTGCCCCTGGCCGAGCTGCCCGCGCCCGGCCAGACCGTGCTCGGCGTCGCCGACCACCGGCGCGCCGGCGGCGGCAAGGGCGCCAACCAGGCGGTCGCCGCCGCCCGGCTGGGCCGCCGCGTCGCCATGGTCGGCGCGGTCGGCGACGACCCGGAGGGGGAGTGGCTCACCGGGCTGCTCGCCGCCGAGGGCGTGGACACGGCCGGGGTGCTGCGCGCGCCCCGCCCGACCGGCCAGGCGATCGTGCTGGTCACCGCCGACGGCGACAGCACCATCGCGGTCAGCTCCGGGGCCAACATGTGGCTCGCGCCGGAGCACCTCGCGCCGTCGTACGACCTGATCGCCTCGGCCCGCGCGGTGCTGTTGCAGCAGGAGGTCGCCGCCGAGGTGGTGGCCGCCGCGGTGGCCGCGGCGGGCGGCCTGGTGGTGCTCAACCCGGCCCCGGCCCGGCCGGTGGACGCGGCGACCCTGGCCCGGGTCGACGTCCTGGTGCCCAACCGGGGCGAGCTGGCGGCCCTGGCCGGGGTCCCGGCCACGGCGGCCCCACCCGGCCCGGCGGAGCTGCCCGCGCTGGCCCGCTCCCTGGGCACGCGAGGGCCGGTGGTGGTGACCCTCGGCGCGGACGGCGCGCTGGTGGTCGGCGCCGACCGGGAGTGGCTGGTGCCGGCCGAGCGCGTCGACGCGGTGGACGCGACCGGCGCGGGCGACAGCTTCTGCGCGGCGCTGGCCGACGCGCTGCTCGACGGCGCGGCGATCGACGAGGCGGCCCGCTGGGCGAGCCGGGTGGCGGCGGTGACCGTGACCCGGCCGGGCGCGATGGCCGCCGCGCCCCGCCGCGCCGAGGTCATCGTCGCTGGTTGA
- a CDS encoding cupin domain-containing protein, with product MLNPQLYGIAVNWDDIPATDVRPGVRRKVYATDEVVLAWHELSVGMTLNPHHHDDFDQLVMILGGRCNYYVDGVPHPMGAGSMLLVPRGAEHYVEPTEGPCINLDVFAPPRADFLAHAWRPGQG from the coding sequence ATGCTCAACCCGCAGCTCTACGGCATCGCGGTGAACTGGGACGACATCCCGGCCACCGACGTGCGGCCCGGGGTGCGCCGCAAGGTGTACGCCACCGACGAGGTCGTGCTGGCCTGGCACGAACTGAGCGTGGGCATGACGCTCAACCCGCACCACCACGACGACTTCGACCAGCTCGTGATGATCCTCGGCGGCCGGTGCAACTACTACGTCGACGGGGTGCCGCACCCGATGGGGGCGGGCTCGATGCTGCTCGTGCCGCGCGGCGCGGAGCACTACGTCGAGCCGACCGAGGGCCCCTGCATCAACCTGGACGTCTTCGCGCCGCCCCGGGCGGACTTCCTGGCGCACGCCTGGCGTCCCGGGCAGGGCTGA
- a CDS encoding HpcH/HpaI aldolase family protein has product MPATGSAPSGADAPPPGGVHRSRRRLRAALRGGGRLVGTFLKLPGPDVVALATQAGLDFVVVDLEHSALDERTAADQLRFAAALGLPALVRVPAVDPGQVNRLLEAGAVGVQLSTVRSGAEVGALRAASRYAPHGRRSISLAHPAAGYGVGGLDRYLAAEAADPPLLVAQIETATTEDPLPDLLADADVGFVGTTDLAVSLGLAGTDDPTPLLRRTGDVAEAARETGAALGGWVADRTAEALARHGLTDAGYLVVGSDLQLLGAGLRRLAG; this is encoded by the coding sequence ATGCCCGCCACCGGTTCCGCGCCGTCCGGCGCCGACGCCCCGCCGCCCGGCGGCGTGCACCGCTCCCGCAGGCGGCTGCGGGCGGCGCTGCGCGGTGGCGGGCGGCTCGTCGGCACGTTCCTCAAGCTGCCCGGCCCCGACGTGGTGGCCCTGGCCACCCAGGCGGGGCTCGACTTCGTCGTGGTCGACCTGGAGCACTCCGCGCTGGACGAGCGCACCGCCGCCGACCAGCTCCGGTTCGCCGCCGCGCTCGGCCTGCCGGCGCTGGTCCGGGTGCCGGCGGTCGACCCGGGCCAGGTCAACCGGCTGCTGGAGGCCGGCGCCGTCGGGGTCCAGCTCTCCACCGTCCGCAGCGGGGCCGAGGTCGGGGCGCTGCGCGCGGCCAGCCGGTACGCCCCGCACGGGCGGCGCAGCATCAGTCTCGCCCACCCGGCGGCCGGCTACGGCGTCGGCGGCCTCGACCGGTACCTCGCGGCGGAGGCCGCCGACCCGCCGCTGCTGGTCGCCCAGATCGAGACGGCGACCACCGAGGATCCCCTGCCCGACCTGCTGGCCGACGCGGACGTCGGGTTCGTCGGCACCACCGACCTGGCGGTCAGCCTCGGCCTCGCCGGCACCGACGACCCGACGCCGCTGCTGCGGCGCACCGGCGACGTCGCCGAGGCGGCCCGGGAGACCGGGGCCGCGCTGGGCGGCTGGGTGGCCGACCGCACGGCCGAGGCACTGGCCCGGCACGGCCTCACCGACGCCGGCTACCTGGTGGTCGGCTCGGACCTGCAACTGCTCGGCGCCGGCCTGCGCCGGCTCGCCGGCTGA
- a CDS encoding amidohydrolase/deacetylase family metallohydrolase has product MTDDSSPRYDLVLAGGEVFDAATGVSQVTDVAVTGDRVARIAPGLAAQGRQVVDCSGQYVLPGLVEAHTHIFADVSKVGAPPDEAHLRRGVVAACDAGTVGASTFAAFERYVAAPARMRLVNFLNVSVLGLIDFRFGELLNPDTLVPEDALAVAAANPHRVRGFKIRLSEDVVGLEWRTLLKRSLALSAEAGLPLMIHIGETPEPLPVILDLLRPGDVVAHCYTGKPYGILGDGKILPEVYAARERGVLFESAHGKSNLSFAVARPAIEQGFLPDVVTSDTSGRNWHGPVFDLVTSMAKLRAMGMTMEQIVPRVTSAPARLTGLDAEGYGSLVEGGPAHVTVLADAEEAELPDAAGNRIVAPRLEPSLVLLAGEQVPTVPWRGLPAAGVAGA; this is encoded by the coding sequence ATGACTGACGACAGTTCCCCGCGCTACGACCTGGTGCTGGCCGGCGGCGAGGTGTTCGACGCCGCCACCGGCGTCAGCCAGGTGACCGACGTCGCGGTGACCGGCGACCGGGTGGCCCGGATCGCCCCCGGCCTCGCTGCGCAGGGCCGGCAGGTGGTCGACTGCTCCGGGCAGTACGTGCTGCCCGGCCTGGTCGAGGCGCACACCCACATCTTCGCCGACGTCTCCAAGGTCGGCGCGCCGCCCGACGAGGCGCACCTGCGCCGGGGCGTCGTCGCGGCCTGCGACGCCGGCACCGTCGGGGCGTCCACCTTCGCGGCGTTCGAGCGGTACGTCGCCGCCCCGGCCCGGATGCGGCTGGTCAACTTCCTCAACGTCTCGGTCCTCGGCCTGATCGACTTCCGGTTCGGCGAGCTGCTCAACCCGGACACGCTGGTGCCGGAGGACGCCCTGGCGGTCGCCGCCGCCAACCCGCACCGGGTACGCGGCTTCAAGATCCGCCTCTCCGAGGACGTCGTGGGGCTGGAGTGGCGCACGCTGCTCAAGCGGTCCCTGGCGCTGTCGGCCGAGGCCGGGCTCCCGCTGATGATCCACATCGGGGAGACCCCGGAGCCGCTGCCGGTGATCCTCGACCTGCTGCGCCCCGGCGACGTCGTGGCCCACTGCTACACCGGCAAGCCGTACGGCATCCTCGGCGACGGCAAGATCCTGCCCGAGGTGTACGCCGCCCGCGAGCGCGGCGTGCTGTTCGAGTCGGCCCACGGCAAGAGCAACCTCAGCTTCGCCGTGGCCCGCCCGGCCATCGAGCAGGGCTTCCTGCCCGACGTGGTCACCTCCGACACCAGCGGCCGCAACTGGCACGGCCCGGTGTTCGACCTGGTCACCAGCATGGCCAAGCTGCGGGCCATGGGCATGACCATGGAGCAGATCGTGCCCCGGGTGACGTCCGCCCCGGCCCGCCTCACCGGCCTCGACGCCGAGGGCTACGGCAGCCTCGTCGAGGGCGGCCCGGCCCACGTCACGGTCCTCGCCGACGCCGAGGAGGCCGAGCTGCCCGACGCCGCCGGCAACCGGATCGTCGCGCCGCGGCTGGAGCCGAGCCTGGTGCTGCTCGCCGGCGAGCAGGTGCCGACCGTGCCGTGGCGCGGCCTGCCGGCGGCCGGCGTCGCCGGGGCCTGA
- a CDS encoding fumarylacetoacetate hydrolase family protein: protein MTAPRDDARHTAGDGTHLVATRHGLGRLTGDGDVELLDLPYADVAALLRAGAGLAPARAAAVRRRLPLDALAGDVVAPLGGTPAVWGVGLNYHCKARTTGRPLPTQPVLYLKSPNAGSGPDDTVPLPTSVSAQSDYEGEVALVIGARMHHTPAERAWAHVAGITAANDLTCRDVMVASGSPTLAKSFPGFGALGASVLGLDAVADRDAIGVRTTVNGELRQQASTADLIFPVPDLLAWISRYVVLEPGDVVLTGTPTGTGQDRGCFLSPGDLVEVTVAGVLPLRTRFRAETPAQAAETPAATAEPDPLPGDARPSPPLRTESLMP from the coding sequence ATGACCGCCCCCCGCGACGACGCCCGGCACACCGCCGGCGACGGCACGCACCTGGTGGCCACCCGGCACGGGCTGGGCCGGCTCACCGGCGACGGCGACGTCGAGCTGCTCGACCTGCCGTACGCCGACGTGGCCGCGCTGCTGCGCGCCGGCGCCGGGCTCGCCCCGGCCCGCGCCGCGGCCGTGCGCCGCCGGCTGCCGCTGGACGCCCTCGCCGGCGACGTCGTCGCCCCGCTGGGCGGGACGCCGGCCGTGTGGGGGGTGGGCCTCAACTACCACTGCAAGGCGCGCACCACCGGGCGGCCCCTGCCCACCCAGCCCGTGCTCTACCTCAAGTCGCCCAACGCCGGCTCCGGCCCCGACGACACCGTGCCGCTGCCCACCTCGGTCAGCGCGCAGTCCGACTACGAGGGCGAGGTCGCCCTGGTCATCGGCGCGCGGATGCACCACACGCCCGCCGAGCGGGCCTGGGCGCACGTCGCGGGGATCACCGCCGCCAACGACCTGACCTGCCGCGACGTGATGGTCGCCTCCGGCAGCCCCACCCTGGCCAAGAGCTTCCCCGGCTTCGGCGCGCTCGGCGCCTCGGTGCTCGGCCTGGACGCCGTCGCCGACCGCGACGCCATCGGCGTGCGGACCACGGTCAACGGGGAGCTGCGCCAGCAGGCCAGCACCGCCGACCTCATCTTCCCGGTGCCCGACCTGCTCGCCTGGATCTCCCGGTACGTGGTGCTGGAGCCCGGCGACGTGGTGCTCACCGGCACCCCCACCGGCACCGGCCAGGACCGGGGCTGTTTCCTGAGCCCCGGCGACCTGGTCGAGGTCACCGTCGCCGGGGTGCTGCCGCTGCGCACCCGGTTCCGCGCCGAGACCCCGGCCCAGGCAGCCGAGACCCCGGCCGCCACGGCCGAGCCCGACCCCCTTCCCGGCGACGCCCGCCCGTCGCCGCCGCTTCGTACAGAGAGTCTGATGCCATGA
- a CDS encoding NAD(P)/FAD-dependent oxidoreductase, with protein MHEVDLAIVGAGPAGLYATYYAGFRGMSVAVIDSLPEPGGQIAALYPEKAIYDIAGLPSVRGQELVDALLAQAATAKPTFLLGESAVDLTCAEDHVVVGTEVGTQVRAKAVLLTAGIGTFTPRELPVGSDYLGRGLRYFVPRLDELAGQEVVVVGGGDSAVDWALALEPHARSVTLVHRRPQFRAHEHSVAQLESSTVRVVTPYEVCGIAGEENVTSVTIAEVRGEGREELPAQAVVAALGFIADLSAMERWGLEMHRRYVAVDRSMRTNLPRVFAAGDIADYEGKVRLISVGFGEAAAAVNNLAPLVNPALGTVPGHSSDAA; from the coding sequence CTGCACGAGGTCGACCTCGCGATCGTCGGCGCCGGCCCCGCCGGCCTCTACGCCACCTACTACGCAGGCTTCCGGGGGATGAGCGTGGCGGTGATCGACTCGCTGCCGGAGCCCGGCGGCCAGATCGCCGCCCTCTACCCCGAGAAGGCCATCTACGACATAGCCGGCCTGCCCTCCGTGCGCGGCCAGGAGCTCGTCGACGCCCTGCTCGCCCAAGCCGCCACCGCCAAGCCGACCTTCCTGCTCGGGGAGAGCGCGGTCGACCTGACCTGCGCCGAGGACCACGTGGTCGTCGGCACCGAGGTCGGCACCCAGGTACGCGCCAAGGCCGTCCTGCTGACCGCCGGCATCGGCACCTTCACCCCCCGCGAGCTGCCCGTCGGCAGCGACTACCTCGGCCGGGGCCTGCGCTACTTCGTGCCCCGCCTCGACGAGCTCGCCGGCCAGGAGGTCGTCGTGGTCGGCGGCGGCGACTCCGCCGTCGACTGGGCCCTCGCGCTGGAGCCGCACGCCCGCAGCGTCACCCTCGTGCACCGCCGGCCGCAGTTCCGCGCCCACGAGCACAGCGTCGCCCAACTGGAGTCCTCCACCGTGCGGGTGGTCACCCCGTACGAGGTGTGCGGCATCGCCGGGGAGGAGAACGTCACCTCCGTGACGATCGCCGAGGTGCGCGGCGAGGGCCGCGAGGAGCTGCCCGCGCAGGCGGTGGTGGCCGCCCTCGGCTTCATCGCCGACCTCAGCGCCATGGAACGCTGGGGCCTGGAGATGCACCGCCGCTACGTCGCCGTCGACCGGTCGATGCGCACCAACCTGCCGCGCGTCTTCGCCGCCGGCGACATCGCCGACTACGAGGGCAAGGTGCGGCTGATCTCCGTCGGCTTCGGCGAGGCCGCCGCCGCCGTCAACAACCTCGCCCCGCTGGTCAACCCGGCGCTGGGCACGGTGCCCGGACACTCCTCGGACGCGGCATGA
- the fdxA gene encoding ferredoxin, giving the protein MTYVVTDECVDVQDRSCVEECPVDCIYEGDRMMYINPDECVDCGRCEPVCPVTSIFHLEDLPADRAHFGPINAEFFGEIGSPGGARKIGRVGRDHPAVAGSAT; this is encoded by the coding sequence ATGACCTACGTGGTCACCGACGAGTGTGTGGACGTGCAGGATCGGTCCTGCGTCGAGGAGTGCCCCGTGGACTGCATCTACGAGGGCGACCGGATGATGTACATCAACCCGGACGAGTGCGTCGACTGCGGGCGCTGCGAGCCGGTCTGCCCCGTCACGTCGATCTTCCACCTGGAGGATCTGCCGGCCGACCGGGCCCACTTCGGCCCGATCAACGCCGAGTTCTTCGGCGAGATCGGCAGCCCCGGCGGGGCCCGCAAGATCGGTCGGGTCGGCCGCGACCACCCGGCCGTCGCGGGGAGCGCCACCTGA
- a CDS encoding IclR family transcriptional regulator, protein MADDSPSPGKNADQSAPAIQTVQRAAVILNAFTAARPRLSLNELTASLGTSKATAHRYTKALRESNLLRYDEREGLYSLGPQILTLSAAARAAMPVISIAGPHMQQLVREIDETVVLSVWDGDTAVVVRADDNTDRVIRVSVRTGSRLSRTESAQGRVFCAFLPEDDVVGLADELAASAELRREVDKIRRTGISANTPSANGVRSIAAPIFRGSTLIAAMAIVGTTTSVPEGTDTPLAIALQQVAALVTAELGSTAGTGNGHHPTPDNGNGTRPPAARGGAGRR, encoded by the coding sequence ATGGCGGACGACAGCCCCTCGCCGGGGAAGAACGCGGACCAGAGCGCCCCGGCGATCCAGACCGTGCAGCGCGCGGCGGTCATCCTCAACGCGTTCACCGCGGCGCGCCCACGACTCAGCCTCAACGAACTGACCGCCAGCCTCGGCACCAGCAAGGCGACGGCCCACCGCTACACCAAGGCGCTGCGGGAGAGCAACCTGCTGCGCTACGACGAGCGGGAGGGACTCTACTCGCTCGGCCCGCAGATCCTGACCCTCTCCGCCGCCGCGCGCGCCGCGATGCCGGTGATCAGCATCGCCGGCCCGCACATGCAGCAGCTCGTCCGCGAGATCGACGAAACCGTGGTGCTCAGCGTCTGGGACGGCGACACGGCCGTGGTCGTCCGCGCCGACGACAACACCGACCGGGTCATCCGCGTCAGCGTCCGCACCGGCTCCCGACTCTCGCGCACCGAGTCCGCCCAGGGCCGGGTCTTCTGCGCCTTCCTGCCCGAGGACGACGTGGTCGGGCTGGCCGACGAGCTGGCCGCCTCCGCCGAGCTGCGCCGGGAGGTCGACAAGATCCGCCGCACCGGCATCTCGGCGAACACGCCGTCGGCCAACGGCGTGCGCAGCATCGCCGCGCCGATCTTCCGCGGCAGCACGCTGATCGCCGCGATGGCCATCGTCGGCACCACCACCTCCGTGCCGGAGGGCACCGACACCCCGCTCGCCATCGCCCTGCAACAGGTCGCCGCCCTGGTCACCGCCGAGCTGGGCAGCACCGCCGGCACCGGCAACGGCCACCACCCCACGCCGGACAACGGCAACGGCACCCGTCCCCCGGCGGCGCGCGGGGGCGCGGGCCGCCGCTGA
- a CDS encoding IclR family transcriptional regulator yields MAVGVGVEEHSGDAPAIQTVQRAATILKAFSAERPRLTLAELTADLAISRATAHRYARALRAANLLRFDTATATYTLGPQILAMEAAARAALPIVTAAEPHLDRLTRLTNQTSVLSVWNGESPIVVRCMDNVSGDVRLSVRTGSPLDLVRSAQGRVFCAFLPPAEAPVVARQLRLSAGLRAVVEQVRRDGFAVNSPEDFGVRVLAAPVFERTAVVAALGVLGTDAVLSGAAEAAAADALLRIARELSEGLGAAVG; encoded by the coding sequence ATGGCGGTCGGGGTCGGGGTCGAGGAACACAGCGGCGACGCGCCGGCGATCCAGACCGTGCAGCGGGCCGCCACCATCCTGAAGGCGTTCTCCGCCGAGCGGCCCCGGCTCACCCTGGCGGAGCTGACCGCCGACCTCGCGATCAGCCGGGCCACCGCGCACCGGTACGCCCGTGCGCTGCGCGCGGCCAACCTGCTGCGCTTCGACACGGCCACCGCCACGTACACGCTGGGGCCGCAGATCCTGGCGATGGAGGCCGCCGCGCGCGCGGCGCTGCCCATCGTCACCGCCGCCGAACCCCACCTGGACCGGCTGACCCGGCTGACCAACCAGACCTCGGTGCTCAGCGTGTGGAACGGCGAGAGCCCGATCGTGGTCCGGTGCATGGACAACGTCAGCGGCGACGTGCGGCTGAGCGTGCGTACGGGATCGCCGCTGGATCTGGTGCGCTCGGCGCAGGGCCGGGTGTTCTGCGCGTTCCTGCCGCCCGCCGAGGCCCCGGTGGTGGCCCGCCAGCTGCGCCTGTCGGCCGGGCTGCGGGCGGTGGTCGAGCAGGTGCGCCGCGACGGGTTCGCGGTCAACTCGCCGGAGGACTTCGGGGTGCGGGTGCTGGCCGCGCCGGTGTTCGAGCGTACCGCGGTGGTGGCCGCGTTGGGTGTGCTCGGCACCGACGCGGTGCTCTCCGGCGCGGCGGAGGCCGCGGCGGCGGACGCCCTGCTGCGCATCGCGCGCGAGCTGTCCGAGGGGCTCGGCGCGGCGGTCGGCTGA
- a CDS encoding ester cyclase, with protein sequence MGELTAARTREAVLRYLAALNAHDADAVAACVSVGFVNEHTAGLGRGVVGRAGYRDRLDGFLAEFADLRYEVEELVVEGGRAALAYRMSFRLVSAGRAPVRVRGMFRFRVDADGLVAHRVDYWDSGEVHRQLAVEQ encoded by the coding sequence GTGGGGGAACTGACCGCGGCGCGGACCCGGGAGGCGGTGCTGCGCTACCTGGCCGCGTTGAACGCCCACGACGCCGATGCCGTCGCCGCCTGCGTCAGCGTGGGCTTCGTCAACGAGCACACCGCCGGGCTCGGGCGGGGGGTGGTCGGCCGGGCCGGCTACCGGGACCGGCTCGACGGCTTCCTGGCCGAGTTCGCCGACCTCCGCTACGAGGTGGAGGAGCTGGTCGTCGAGGGGGGCCGGGCCGCGCTGGCGTACCGGATGTCCTTCCGGCTGGTCTCCGCGGGCCGGGCCCCCGTGCGCGTGCGCGGGATGTTCCGGTTCCGGGTCGACGCCGACGGCCTGGTCGCGCACCGGGTCGACTACTGGGACAGCGGCGAGGTGCACCGCCAGCTCGCCGTCGAGCAGTGA
- a CDS encoding VOC family protein, which yields MALPTGDLDKAIEFYTTLTPLVVVERFADADGESVWLSNDKQVETPFVLVLVSFNKDKGGQLGLLHPFAHIGIEVPQRSDVDEIAARARDLGCLHWEPRQMPPPVGYICALKDPDGNVIEISHDQQVFDTVRRLWGN from the coding sequence GTGGCACTGCCCACCGGCGACCTCGACAAGGCGATCGAGTTCTACACGACCCTCACCCCGCTCGTGGTGGTGGAGCGGTTCGCCGACGCCGACGGGGAGAGCGTGTGGCTCTCCAACGACAAGCAGGTCGAGACGCCGTTCGTGCTGGTGCTCGTCTCGTTCAACAAGGACAAGGGCGGCCAGCTCGGCCTGCTCCACCCGTTCGCGCACATCGGCATCGAGGTGCCGCAGCGCTCGGACGTCGACGAGATCGCCGCGCGGGCCCGCGACCTGGGCTGCCTGCACTGGGAGCCGCGTCAGATGCCGCCGCCGGTCGGCTACATCTGCGCGCTGAAGGATCCCGACGGCAACGTCATCGAGATCTCCCACGACCAGCAGGTGTTCGACACCGTACGGCGGCTGTGGGGGAACTGA
- a CDS encoding aldo/keto reductase gives MRYRRLGGTGVEVSTLCLGTMMFGAWGNTDEKECHRIVAEALDAGINLVDTADVYAHGESEEIVGRALRGRRDDVVLATKFHEPMGADRNRRGNSRRWITQAVEDSLRRLGTDWIDVYQVHRPDPRTDVDETLGALSDLVRQGKVRLVGTSAFPAEQIVEAQWVAQQRQRERFTTEQLAYSILARGAEAGVLPTCERHRLGVMVFSPLNGGWLTGKYRAGSVPADSRAGRNGDHFDFRDAAARDRKLDLVGELDALARESGLTLIELALGFVLSHPAVTSAVIGPRTLEQLRSQLGAGQLDGLPADVLDRIDALVPPGHNVNPADAGYQPPALTDPALRRR, from the coding sequence ATGCGCTACCGCAGGCTCGGCGGCACGGGCGTCGAGGTCAGCACGCTCTGCCTCGGCACGATGATGTTCGGCGCGTGGGGCAACACCGACGAGAAGGAGTGCCATCGGATCGTCGCCGAGGCGCTCGACGCCGGGATCAACCTGGTCGACACCGCCGACGTGTACGCGCACGGCGAGTCCGAGGAGATCGTCGGCCGGGCGCTGCGCGGGCGGCGCGACGACGTGGTGCTGGCCACCAAGTTCCACGAGCCGATGGGCGCCGACCGCAACCGGCGGGGCAACTCCCGGCGGTGGATCACGCAGGCGGTCGAGGACAGCCTGCGCCGGCTGGGCACCGACTGGATCGACGTCTACCAGGTGCACCGCCCCGACCCGCGCACCGACGTCGACGAGACCCTCGGCGCCCTGTCCGACCTGGTCCGGCAGGGCAAGGTACGCCTCGTCGGCACCTCCGCGTTCCCCGCCGAGCAGATCGTCGAGGCGCAGTGGGTCGCGCAGCAGCGCCAGCGGGAGCGCTTCACCACCGAGCAGCTCGCGTACTCGATCCTGGCCCGGGGCGCCGAGGCCGGCGTGCTGCCGACCTGCGAGCGGCACCGGCTCGGGGTGATGGTCTTCAGCCCGCTCAACGGCGGCTGGCTGACGGGCAAGTACCGCGCGGGCAGCGTGCCGGCGGACTCCCGCGCCGGGCGCAACGGCGACCACTTCGACTTCCGCGACGCCGCCGCCCGCGACCGCAAGCTCGACCTGGTCGGCGAGCTGGACGCGCTGGCCCGGGAGAGCGGCCTGACGCTGATCGAACTGGCGCTGGGCTTCGTGCTCAGCCACCCGGCCGTGACCAGCGCCGTCATCGGCCCCCGCACCCTGGAGCAGCTGCGCAGCCAGCTCGGCGCGGGTCAGCTCGACGGGCTGCCGGCCGACGTGCTGGACCGCATCGACGCGCTGGTGCCGCCCGGCCACAACGTCAACCCGGCCGACGCCGGCTACCAGCCGCCGGCGCTGACCGACCCGGCCCTGCGGCGGCGCTGA